A region of Allocoleopsis franciscana PCC 7113 DNA encodes the following proteins:
- the hpnH gene encoding adenosyl-hopene transferase HpnH has translation MAIHLQQAFEVGKYLVTQRLKGRKRFPLVLMLEPLFRCNLACPGCGKIQHPTDVLKQNLTPEQCFAAVEECGAPIVSIPGGEPLLHPQIDQIVKGLVDRKKFVYLCTNGLLLEKSLDKFQPSSYLTFSVHLDGVGELHDKCVDRKGVFEIAVKAIRAAKARGFRVTTNTTVFEGANPKEIQDLFDFLETLKIDGMMISPGYSYEWAPDQEHFLKQERTRALFREILTPFKAGKKNWNFNHNPLFLDFLIGERDYECTPWGSPSYSVLGWQKPCYLLNEGHYATFQELLEKTDWSQYGRASGNPKCADCMVHCGYEPTAAMDAMEPQNVARSFGSVLGIFN, from the coding sequence ATGGCAATTCATCTACAACAAGCCTTTGAAGTTGGGAAATACCTAGTCACGCAACGTCTAAAAGGGCGCAAACGTTTCCCGTTAGTTTTAATGCTGGAACCCTTGTTTCGGTGTAATCTCGCTTGTCCAGGCTGTGGCAAAATCCAGCATCCCACGGATGTTCTCAAGCAAAATCTCACCCCCGAACAGTGCTTTGCTGCTGTGGAAGAGTGCGGTGCACCGATTGTCTCCATTCCGGGTGGAGAACCCTTACTTCATCCCCAAATTGACCAAATTGTGAAGGGATTGGTCGATCGCAAAAAGTTTGTTTACCTGTGTACGAATGGATTATTGCTGGAAAAAAGCTTGGATAAATTTCAGCCTTCCTCTTACCTTACCTTTAGCGTCCACCTCGATGGGGTGGGAGAATTACACGACAAATGTGTTGACCGTAAAGGGGTTTTTGAGATTGCCGTCAAAGCGATTCGTGCCGCCAAAGCCAGGGGGTTTCGGGTAACAACAAATACCACCGTATTTGAAGGCGCTAACCCCAAAGAAATTCAAGATTTATTCGACTTTTTGGAGACACTTAAGATTGATGGCATGATGATTTCTCCGGGTTATAGTTATGAATGGGCACCCGATCAAGAGCATTTCCTAAAACAAGAACGGACACGGGCACTCTTCCGAGAAATTCTCACTCCTTTCAAAGCGGGGAAGAAGAATTGGAACTTCAACCATAACCCCTTATTCTTAGATTTCCTAATTGGAGAAAGAGATTACGAATGCACACCTTGGGGGAGTCCAAGTTACAGCGTCTTAGGTTGGCAAAAACCTTGTTATTTGCTGAATGAAGGTCATTATGCCACCTTCCAAGAACTGCTTGAAAAAACCGACTGGAGCCAATACGGTCGAGCCAGTGGCAACCCCAAATGTGCCGACTGCATGGTGCATTGCGGTTACGAACCAACCGCCGCCATGGATGCCATGGAACCGCAAAACGTTGCTCGTTCCTTCGGCAGTGTCTTAGGAATCTTCAATTAA
- a CDS encoding PAAR domain-containing protein, giving the protein MSRAAARITDSVAHPLPPVLTGGPGSFNVFIGGLPAWRGIPLASAAALQSAKQTADIAIRTAEATTLAAAGTPGAPAAKAAEETTKATTAATMSSTITSSAGGADIHMCSTPLPIPPHGPGVVIDGSATVLINNLPACRMGDTIVEAVGPPNKIVRGCPTVLIGG; this is encoded by the coding sequence ATGAGCAGAGCCGCCGCTAGAATTACCGATTCTGTTGCACATCCTCTTCCTCCTGTCTTGACAGGAGGACCGGGCAGCTTCAATGTGTTCATTGGAGGGCTACCCGCATGGCGGGGTATACCTCTAGCAAGTGCCGCAGCCTTGCAATCAGCGAAGCAAACGGCTGACATCGCTATCCGAACGGCTGAGGCCACTACACTGGCTGCGGCGGGTACACCGGGTGCTCCGGCTGCGAAGGCGGCAGAGGAAACCACAAAAGCGACGACGGCGGCAACAATGAGCAGCACAATTACGAGTAGTGCAGGCGGTGCAGACATCCATATGTGTAGTACACCTTTACCTATTCCTCCGCATGGACCGGGTGTGGTTATTGATGGCAGCGCCACTGTTTTAATTAACAATCTTCCAGCTTGTCGTATGGGAGACACTATTGTGGAAGCTGTTGGCCCCCCCAATAAAATTGTTAGGGGCTGTCCCACGGTTTTGATTGGTGGGTAA
- a CDS encoding CHAT domain-containing protein translates to MQPPRLRLSFLGFSILFAGIIPTFSVLPQPITPTPDGTNTVVTQNGNRLDISGGSFSSDRANLFHSFQQFGLSDSQIANFLSNHSIDNILARVVGGSPSIIDGLIQVTGGNSNLFLMNPAGIIFGGNASLNIPADFMATTATGIGFGSPTSDGGVWFNAIGNNDYQTLIGTPSQFAFDQVQPGNIINAGNLTVPQGRNLTLLGGSVINTGQVTAPSGNITLAGVQGRNLVKISQPGHLLSLEIAPPRNLSGQSLPITALSLPSLLTGTAGIVETELVFSSSGEVQLSNSGTTLFSEAGMVIASGTLDTSNIGTTQALSLLQTGGSVNLLGNKVGLLGATINASGTDGGGTVLIGGGFQGKGSVPNAITTDVSNDSTINASALLNGDGGTVILWSDQVTRFEGTINALGGAVSGNGGFVEVSGKESLSFKGTVDTSAAHGNVGTLLLDPTDILIRNGIGDGDSDGLNTSFRGSPSGGVGEVRAGDATPTILYESEVAGLARTNNVILEASNTITIEDLNDNLFGSNPFLVPGSLLQGSITFTAGGSFAMNSGDTLFTQGGISISAGSIATGTLLAGSGITLNAAGNITTADLGSFGAINLTAGGTISTNRLQTGGTINLGGLPVNLGVDNAADITLTSIGNITTGGINASANNGNAGNVTLTSTAGQILIDQTRGESTLTIDRDPLDAQGAVFSVAQKSGQGGNITLRALGNITTGPIASGSLEGNGGEINLLSIVGAIDTTEGEIRYRGQTIPDTGLLLSGSGGSGTGGKITVSSAGNLITGPVVSASIEGNGGDINLSSTAGSINTLQGLTSIQAFEALLAIANVSSADLSPQTPSTLFPLTRSVAGSIVSGSGGSGTGGKITVNSRGNLSTGGVISTSMDGNGGNINLTSTIGDIEAYLVNSQSLGAGQGGNVEVNANRFFRATGTVAGALEQLPPDAINPSDIPAQLDRPASISTYGGAGGGSVTIRHGGGDRSIPLSVGNATTNGTAGSITTRPSNTISPNRTFLGSYTQDNIQIITQNRIQTNPPRIDPVQLQPPKSDFPSLLDSFPLQEASTQLPVATLDNAREILRRIEQKTGVKPALIYVRFTPTVLVSEPSFTRLEDSLTQDFQNYLGLQKVATNATLSFEEQGSDPLEVLLITDRGKPIVKRVRNAMRSQVVKVAQEFRNDLTSRRSRAYLVSAKQLYRWFVAPLEQDLRAQEIKNLVFIMDTGLRSLPLAALHDGSDFIIANYSVGLMPSLSLTDTRYANVKNEQVLAMGANRFSDQNSLPAVSTELSLITQQLWTGRSFLNEAFTLENLQQARARQPFGIVHLATHAEFQPGMPNNSYIQLWNTKLTLNQLRQFGLNNASVELLVLSACRTALGDKNAELGFAGLAVQAGVKSGLGSLWYVNDEGTMAFMTEFYEQLKQAPIKAEALRQAQLAMLGGKVRLEEGKLITTQSNFPLPPELAQLGSPDLSHPYYWSAFTMIGNPW, encoded by the coding sequence ATGCAACCCCCTCGACTGAGATTGAGCTTCTTAGGGTTTAGTATTCTCTTTGCTGGAATCATCCCTACATTCTCAGTACTTCCTCAACCCATTACACCAACACCAGACGGTACTAACACAGTTGTAACCCAAAATGGCAATCGATTGGACATTTCAGGAGGTTCCTTTTCCAGCGATCGCGCTAATCTTTTTCACAGTTTCCAACAATTTGGACTCAGTGATAGTCAGATTGCCAATTTTTTATCGAATCACTCGATTGACAATATCCTAGCGCGGGTTGTCGGGGGTTCCCCTTCCATTATTGATGGTTTGATTCAGGTTACAGGCGGCAACTCAAACTTATTTTTGATGAACCCTGCGGGTATTATTTTTGGTGGGAATGCCAGCCTCAATATACCTGCCGATTTCATGGCGACAACGGCTACTGGTATTGGCTTTGGTTCTCCTACCTCAGACGGGGGGGTATGGTTTAACGCCATTGGGAATAATGACTACCAAACTTTAATCGGTACCCCAAGTCAGTTTGCTTTTGACCAAGTTCAACCCGGAAATATCATCAATGCGGGTAATTTAACCGTACCACAGGGCAGAAATTTAACGTTACTTGGCGGCAGTGTAATTAATACGGGTCAAGTTACCGCCCCATCAGGGAATATTACCCTTGCAGGTGTGCAGGGTAGGAATCTCGTCAAAATTAGTCAACCGGGACATCTGCTGAGTTTGGAAATTGCTCCACCGCGCAACCTATCGGGTCAGTCGTTGCCGATTACGGCTCTAAGTTTACCCAGTTTGCTGACAGGAACGGCTGGAATTGTAGAGACAGAATTGGTATTTTCCAGCAGTGGGGAAGTGCAGTTAAGCAACTCCGGTACAACCCTATTCTCTGAGGCAGGAATGGTGATAGCTTCGGGCACTCTCGACACATCCAACATCGGGACAACTCAAGCATTATCTCTACTGCAAACAGGCGGTAGTGTAAATTTATTGGGCAATAAGGTCGGTCTATTGGGTGCCACTATTAACGCTTCTGGCACCGATGGCGGTGGAACTGTCTTAATTGGTGGCGGTTTTCAAGGTAAAGGCAGCGTACCAAATGCCATTACTACTGATGTGAGTAACGATTCAACTATTAATGCTTCGGCTCTATTAAATGGTGATGGCGGTACAGTCATCCTTTGGTCGGATCAGGTGACCCGATTTGAGGGCACGATTAACGCCTTAGGGGGTGCGGTGTCCGGCAATGGCGGATTTGTGGAAGTGTCGGGCAAGGAAAGCCTCAGCTTCAAGGGTACTGTCGATACAAGTGCAGCTCATGGCAACGTGGGTACCTTGCTGCTCGACCCGACAGACATTCTAATCCGTAATGGGATTGGAGATGGTGATTCAGATGGCTTGAACACGAGTTTTAGAGGAAGTCCCAGTGGGGGTGTAGGCGAGGTACGAGCAGGTGATGCGACACCCACAATCCTGTATGAGTCAGAGGTAGCGGGATTGGCAAGGACGAACAACGTCATCCTAGAGGCTAGTAACACTATCACGATTGAAGACCTGAATGATAACTTGTTTGGCTCGAACCCCTTCCTGGTTCCAGGGTCGTTGCTTCAGGGTTCCATCACCTTTACCGCAGGTGGTTCGTTTGCCATGAATTCTGGGGATACTCTGTTTACCCAAGGCGGGATATCGATTTCGGCAGGGTCGATCGCAACGGGTACTCTGCTGGCTGGTAGTGGCATTACCCTGAATGCGGCAGGCAACATCACCACCGCTGATTTGGGAAGTTTTGGGGCAATTAACCTGACGGCAGGGGGCACTATCAGCACCAATCGTCTCCAGACAGGCGGTACCATTAATCTGGGAGGGCTTCCGGTTAATCTTGGGGTGGATAATGCGGCAGATATCACCCTGACAAGCATCGGCAACATTACCACTGGCGGAATTAATGCTAGTGCCAATAACGGCAATGCCGGAAACGTCACCCTTACCAGTACGGCGGGGCAAATCCTGATTGATCAAACACGCGGCGAGAGTACGCTAACTATCGATCGCGACCCGCTTGACGCTCAAGGAGCTGTGTTTTCTGTGGCTCAGAAATCTGGACAGGGAGGAAATATCACGCTGCGTGCTCTGGGTAATATTACGACAGGCCCGATCGCTTCTGGCTCTTTGGAAGGCAATGGAGGCGAGATTAACCTGCTCAGTATAGTTGGTGCGATCGATACGACAGAAGGTGAAATTCGATATCGAGGTCAAACCATTCCCGACACCGGACTGCTACTGTCGGGTTCTGGGGGGAGTGGAACGGGTGGGAAAATTACCGTGTCCTCTGCGGGGAATCTGATTACGGGGCCAGTAGTTTCTGCTTCTATAGAGGGGAATGGCGGTGATATTAATCTCAGCAGTACGGCTGGTAGTATCAATACCTTGCAAGGACTGACCTCAATTCAAGCCTTCGAGGCTTTGCTGGCGATCGCTAATGTTTCATCTGCCGACCTGTCACCCCAAACCCCCTCCACGCTTTTCCCCCTTACCAGGAGTGTTGCTGGGTCTATTGTTTCGGGTTCTGGGGGGAGTGGAACCGGAGGGAAGATTACCGTAAATTCCAGGGGTAACCTCTCTACGGGAGGCGTCATTTCCACTTCTATGGATGGGAATGGGGGCAATATTAACCTCACCAGTACAATTGGCGATATTGAAGCCTACTTAGTCAATAGCCAAAGCTTAGGAGCGGGTCAAGGGGGTAATGTTGAGGTTAACGCGAACCGCTTTTTCCGGGCTACAGGTACCGTTGCAGGGGCATTGGAGCAATTACCACCCGATGCCATTAATCCCAGCGATATCCCTGCACAATTAGATCGACCAGCGAGCATCTCGACTTACGGTGGTGCTGGCGGCGGTTCAGTGACGATTCGTCATGGCGGGGGTGATAGGAGCATTCCCTTGAGTGTGGGTAATGCCACAACCAATGGAACGGCTGGCTCAATTACAACCAGACCCAGCAACACGATTTCGCCCAACCGCACTTTTTTGGGGAGTTACACTCAGGATAATATTCAAATCATTACTCAAAATAGGATTCAGACAAATCCCCCTCGGATCGATCCGGTACAACTCCAACCGCCCAAGTCGGACTTTCCCTCCCTATTGGATTCGTTTCCTCTACAAGAGGCATCCACTCAACTACCCGTCGCTACCCTAGATAATGCGCGTGAGATTTTGCGTCGAATCGAACAAAAGACGGGTGTAAAACCGGCTCTGATTTATGTCCGTTTCACCCCTACCGTTTTGGTGAGTGAACCCAGCTTTACAAGGCTAGAGGACAGTCTGACACAAGATTTTCAGAACTATCTCGGCTTGCAGAAAGTCGCCACCAATGCAACACTTTCCTTTGAAGAGCAGGGTAGCGACCCACTCGAAGTGTTATTGATCACGGATCGGGGAAAACCCATTGTCAAGCGAGTACGGAATGCTATGCGATCGCAAGTTGTCAAAGTGGCTCAAGAATTTCGCAATGACCTGACTAGCCGCCGTTCCCGCGCTTACTTAGTCTCAGCCAAGCAACTTTATCGGTGGTTTGTGGCTCCTCTGGAACAGGACTTACGAGCGCAAGAAATCAAGAACCTAGTCTTTATTATGGACACTGGGTTGCGCTCCCTACCCCTTGCCGCATTGCATGATGGCAGCGATTTTATCATCGCCAACTATAGTGTGGGCTTAATGCCGAGTCTTTCGCTCACCGATACTCGCTACGCCAATGTGAAAAATGAACAAGTGTTAGCCATGGGTGCGAACCGATTCTCTGACCAAAATTCCTTACCCGCCGTCTCCACCGAGTTATCTCTGATCACACAGCAGTTATGGACAGGTCGCTCCTTCCTCAACGAGGCATTTACCCTGGAAAATCTCCAGCAAGCTCGTGCTAGACAACCCTTTGGCATCGTGCATTTAGCCACCCACGCCGAATTTCAACCCGGTATGCCCAACAATTCTTACATTCAGTTATGGAACACGAAGTTAACGCTGAACCAACTCCGCCAATTCGGCTTGAATAACGCATCCGTGGAGTTGTTAGTCTTAAGCGCCTGTCGCACGGCGCTAGGGGATAAAAATGCAGAATTAGGCTTTGCGGGGTTGGCGGTGCAGGCGGGAGTCAAGTCGGGACTAGGAAGTCTCTGGTATGTCAATGATGAAGGGACAATGGCGTTCATGACGGAATTCTACGAGCAATTGAAACAAGCTCCCATTAAAGCCGAGGCGCTGCGACAAGCTCAATTGGCAATGCTTGGCGGTAAAGTGCGTTTAGAAGAAGGAAAGCTGATAACGACACAGAGTAATTTTCCTTTACCACCTGAGTTAGCTCAACTGGGAAGCCCAGATCTTTCTCATCCCTACTATTGGAGTGCGTTCACGATGATTGGCAATCCTTGGTAA
- a CDS encoding DUF559 domain-containing protein: MWAILEVDGEPYHPASRAAEDHKRDGFFLDHGVWVHRFDSNECFKYPDDVVRRFLERLKRSHKFYP, encoded by the coding sequence ATTTGGGCAATATTAGAAGTTGATGGCGAACCCTATCACCCAGCCTCTCGCGCCGCAGAAGACCATAAACGAGATGGTTTCTTTCTCGATCACGGCGTTTGGGTTCATCGTTTCGACTCGAATGAATGCTTTAAATATCCAGATGATGTGGTGCGGCGATTTTTGGAGAGATTGAAGCGATCGCACAAATTTTACCCGTAA
- a CDS encoding VgrG-related protein has protein sequence MILRYIPKPKLEIDGNEAPQDLMDDILQISVEESLHLPGMFTLVIQNAYSPGRKQDQPWKHQNLFAIGKPIKIGFTSNTTEAREFQEEDTGYLLEGEITAMEAHFTSGTQAPVIIRGYDVSHRLQRGRYNRSFQNMKDSDIVKKIAREVGIPTGTIDDTGGPHGYGDITGANGYVFQNNQTNLQFFRERAARNGFELFVQDGKLNFRKPKVDESLELKWLENLHSFSVRVSSAQQVREVEVRGWDYGRKQPILETASAEKVLTQTENRKGSRTSTSFKGQPPTPKMIIVDQPVFSSSEAKTIAQTLCDELGGEFVHADAKAEGNPEIRPGKAVRVQEMGKYSGEYYVTETRHFYHDRVYTTEFSVRGLRGGDLLSILSPQTPHQTGQTPLVGIVTDNKDPNKWGRVRVKFPTLTEDHASYWARVVGTGAGPNRGFDCLPEINDEVLVAFEHGDIHRPYVIGGVWNGMDAPPEKVDNSVGGTGVRLRTFKTRLGHKLQLVDEDKGASQKGVYIDTVYGHQIRLNDTEEFAEIQTKDGHSVRLDDKSQKIEIKTSLGGLARITMSSQTGEINIKAGKRLTLDAMQIDITGTALVNVKGGMIKLN, from the coding sequence ATGATTCTGCGTTATATACCCAAACCGAAGTTAGAGATTGATGGCAACGAAGCCCCTCAGGACTTAATGGACGACATTTTGCAAATCTCCGTTGAAGAGAGTCTTCACCTGCCAGGAATGTTTACGCTTGTGATCCAAAATGCTTATAGTCCAGGCAGAAAACAAGACCAGCCCTGGAAGCATCAAAACTTGTTTGCCATTGGCAAGCCTATCAAGATTGGTTTCACTTCCAATACCACAGAAGCGAGGGAGTTTCAAGAGGAGGATACAGGCTATCTTCTAGAAGGAGAAATTACGGCAATGGAAGCCCACTTTACCAGTGGCACCCAAGCTCCCGTCATTATTCGCGGATACGATGTCTCCCATCGCCTACAGCGGGGACGCTACAACCGCTCTTTCCAAAACATGAAAGATAGTGACATTGTCAAGAAGATCGCTAGAGAAGTAGGAATCCCAACGGGCACAATTGACGACACAGGGGGACCGCATGGCTACGGTGATATCACTGGTGCCAATGGCTATGTTTTTCAAAACAATCAGACCAATCTGCAATTTTTCCGGGAACGAGCTGCCCGGAATGGCTTTGAACTGTTTGTTCAGGATGGCAAGCTGAACTTCCGTAAACCCAAAGTAGATGAATCCTTAGAACTTAAGTGGTTAGAAAACTTACATAGTTTTAGTGTCCGAGTTAGTAGTGCTCAACAGGTAAGAGAGGTAGAAGTCAGGGGTTGGGACTACGGCAGGAAGCAGCCTATTTTGGAAACAGCAAGTGCAGAAAAGGTATTGACCCAGACAGAGAATCGCAAAGGCAGCCGGACGAGTACGAGCTTCAAAGGCCAACCCCCGACCCCTAAAATGATTATTGTGGATCAGCCTGTCTTCAGTAGCTCTGAGGCGAAGACCATCGCTCAAACGTTATGTGACGAGTTAGGCGGAGAGTTTGTCCATGCGGATGCTAAGGCTGAGGGCAACCCAGAAATCCGACCGGGGAAGGCCGTAAGAGTCCAAGAGATGGGGAAGTATAGCGGCGAGTACTATGTGACAGAAACCCGTCACTTTTACCACGATCGAGTTTACACAACCGAGTTTAGCGTGCGGGGCTTACGAGGTGGAGACCTCCTATCCATACTCTCCCCCCAAACTCCCCACCAAACTGGACAAACTCCCTTAGTCGGCATTGTCACAGACAACAAAGATCCGAACAAGTGGGGTCGAGTTAGAGTCAAGTTTCCTACTTTGACTGAAGACCACGCTAGTTATTGGGCGCGTGTTGTGGGAACGGGTGCAGGTCCAAACCGGGGGTTTGACTGCCTGCCGGAGATCAATGACGAAGTATTAGTGGCATTTGAACACGGGGACATTCATCGTCCATACGTTATTGGTGGGGTCTGGAATGGAATGGATGCTCCACCGGAAAAAGTAGATAACAGCGTAGGAGGCACTGGTGTGCGTCTACGCACCTTTAAAACTCGGCTCGGTCACAAACTCCAATTGGTGGATGAGGATAAAGGTGCGAGTCAGAAAGGAGTTTACATCGATACCGTCTACGGTCATCAAATCCGTCTCAATGACACGGAAGAATTTGCAGAAATCCAAACGAAAGACGGTCATTCTGTACGCTTAGATGATAAAAGCCAAAAAATTGAAATCAAAACAAGTCTAGGCGGTCTAGCCAGGATTACCATGAGTAGCCAAACAGGTGAAATTAATATCAAAGCAGGGAAACGACTCACCCTTGATGCCATGCAAATCGATATTACAGGCACAGCCCTTGTCAATGTCAAAGGTGGCATGATTAAACTCAATTAG
- a CDS encoding glycosyltransferase codes for MITALEILLLLLISGSIVFYLACAICTVQFFTSAEPVTDTPKPPVSVMVPVCGVDAGAWDNWSSLCRQDYPEYEVLLGVTDPQDPAVPVLETLVAAYPKRVRLFTDLKPRGINYKDSNLSYLLEEAQHEVIIFADSDIRVHSDYIHTVTAPLVNPDVGMVTCAFIAYNPQFLGAALASCGRCFDFIPSLLIARILDGGLRCAVGTTIATSKTTLANYGGLHLNRIGSDYNLGKRAAQAGYRVELSRYVLESDTGQESVGEVFQRELRWARTIRYNRGAQYYTMVFCYGALYCLPLLLISGFANWAIALTVVTWFIRYAQVLVSIFSLRCPKLLIWLWALPLRDLLSFVVWAMGAFGQGVYWRGRRLRVMGDGLITQWE; via the coding sequence ATGATTACTGCGCTGGAAATACTGCTTCTTCTCCTCATTAGCGGCTCTATAGTCTTTTATCTGGCTTGTGCTATCTGTACCGTTCAGTTTTTTACCTCTGCTGAGCCAGTGACGGACACTCCCAAACCGCCAGTATCCGTGATGGTGCCCGTTTGTGGTGTTGATGCGGGGGCGTGGGATAATTGGTCGTCATTATGTCGGCAAGATTATCCAGAATACGAAGTTCTATTGGGAGTTACCGACCCTCAAGACCCGGCTGTTCCCGTTTTGGAAACTTTGGTTGCTGCCTATCCTAAGCGAGTGCGACTGTTTACCGACTTAAAGCCTCGTGGGATTAACTATAAAGATAGTAATCTGAGCTATCTGTTGGAGGAAGCTCAACACGAAGTTATCATCTTTGCCGATAGCGACATTCGGGTTCATTCTGACTATATTCACACCGTCACCGCACCCCTCGTCAATCCTGATGTTGGGATGGTAACTTGTGCGTTTATCGCCTACAATCCCCAGTTTTTGGGAGCCGCTTTAGCTTCCTGTGGTCGCTGCTTTGATTTTATTCCTAGCCTGTTAATTGCGCGTATCCTAGATGGTGGGCTGCGGTGTGCGGTGGGAACGACAATTGCCACGAGCAAAACCACTTTGGCTAACTACGGTGGGCTGCATTTAAACCGTATTGGGTCAGACTATAACTTGGGCAAACGCGCAGCACAGGCTGGGTATCGGGTTGAATTGTCTCGCTATGTTCTGGAGTCGGATACAGGACAAGAGAGTGTGGGGGAGGTATTTCAGCGGGAGTTACGTTGGGCGAGGACGATTCGGTACAATCGCGGTGCTCAGTATTATACGATGGTGTTCTGCTACGGTGCACTTTACTGTCTGCCTCTGCTATTAATATCGGGATTTGCGAATTGGGCGATCGCACTGACTGTAGTAACCTGGTTCATTCGTTACGCTCAGGTTTTGGTATCGATTTTCAGTCTGCGCTGTCCTAAACTCCTGATCTGGCTGTGGGCGTTGCCTTTACGGGATTTACTCAGCTTTGTTGTTTGGGCGATGGGGGCGTTTGGGCAAGGTGTTTATTGGCGGGGACGACGGCTGCGGGTGATGGGGGATGGTTTGATTACTCAGTGGGAGTAG
- a CDS encoding B12-binding domain-containing radical SAM protein, which yields MTTQLKSFDNPVSETPAGKTRYIPQNHRRILCIFPKYSRSFGTFHHAYPLMGVRKVRAFMPPQGILVVAAYLPKEWEIRFIDENVHPAKRADYQWADVVIVSGMHIQRPQINHINQLAHRAGKITVVGGPSVSGCPEYYPDFDILHLGELGDATDQMIEYLDQQRERPKQQIRFETKERLPLSEFPIPAYHLLNINHYFLANIQFSSGCPYRCEFCDIPELYGRSPRMKTPEQILAELDAIRQAGNPGAVYFVDDNFVGDRRALMTLLPHLIDWQKRNGYPVQFACEATLNLAQSPKLLEMMREAYFCTVFCGIETPETEALKSISKTHNLSMPILDAVKVLNSYGMEVVSGIIMGLDTDTSETADRILEFIRLSQIPMLTINLLHALPRTPLWRRLEQEDRLVFEEDRDSNVEFLMPYEQVIDMWRRCITEAYEPEFLYQRFDYNMEHTYPNRIKVPNSPARTSGANIRKGLTMLANILIRVGVFSHYRKTFWKMAYPKLKAGKIEGLIHVGLVGHHLIKFAAECGRGKETASFYSQKLRNSQIKEMVGEGKGV from the coding sequence ATGACTACTCAATTAAAGTCCTTCGATAATCCAGTTTCTGAAACCCCGGCTGGAAAAACCCGTTATATTCCGCAAAATCATCGACGTATCCTCTGCATTTTTCCCAAATATTCGCGATCGTTTGGCACCTTTCACCATGCCTATCCTCTCATGGGAGTCAGGAAGGTGCGGGCGTTCATGCCACCTCAAGGAATTTTGGTGGTTGCGGCTTACTTGCCCAAAGAGTGGGAGATTCGCTTTATTGATGAAAATGTACATCCTGCCAAACGCGCAGATTACCAATGGGCTGATGTAGTCATTGTCAGTGGGATGCACATTCAACGTCCCCAAATTAATCATATTAATCAACTTGCCCATCGAGCCGGAAAAATTACCGTTGTCGGTGGTCCTTCAGTATCCGGTTGCCCTGAATATTACCCGGATTTTGACATTTTGCATCTGGGGGAATTGGGGGATGCCACCGACCAAATGATTGAGTATTTAGACCAACAGAGGGAACGTCCTAAACAACAAATTCGCTTTGAAACAAAGGAGCGTTTGCCTCTGAGTGAGTTTCCCATTCCTGCTTACCACTTGCTGAATATTAACCACTATTTTTTAGCCAATATTCAGTTTTCTAGTGGTTGCCCTTATCGCTGCGAGTTTTGTGATATTCCTGAACTGTATGGACGCAGTCCTCGCATGAAAACGCCGGAACAAATTCTGGCTGAACTGGATGCAATCCGCCAAGCCGGGAATCCGGGAGCGGTGTATTTTGTTGATGATAATTTTGTGGGCGATCGCCGCGCTCTCATGACGTTGCTTCCTCACCTAATTGATTGGCAAAAACGCAATGGTTATCCCGTGCAGTTTGCCTGTGAGGCAACCTTAAATCTCGCCCAAAGCCCCAAGCTTTTAGAAATGATGCGAGAAGCTTATTTTTGTACTGTTTTCTGTGGCATTGAAACGCCGGAAACGGAAGCACTCAAATCAATTTCCAAAACTCACAACCTCAGTATGCCCATTCTGGATGCCGTGAAGGTTTTAAATAGTTATGGCATGGAAGTTGTATCGGGAATCATCATGGGATTGGATACTGATACCTCTGAAACCGCAGACCGAATTTTAGAGTTTATTCGCTTGTCCCAGATTCCCATGTTGACTATTAATCTGCTTCATGCATTACCGAGAACTCCTTTATGGCGCAGATTAGAGCAGGAAGATCGCCTTGTTTTTGAGGAAGACCGAGATTCAAATGTGGAATTTTTAATGCCTTATGAACAGGTGATTGATATGTGGCGGCGCTGCATTACAGAGGCTTACGAACCAGAGTTTTTATATCAGCGATTTGACTATAATATGGAGCATACGTATCCGAATCGGATTAAGGTTCCCAATAGTCCTGCTCGTACCTCTGGGGCGAATATTCGCAAGGGATTGACGATGTTAGCCAATATTTTGATTCGGGTAGGAGTGTTTAGTCACTACCGCAAAACATTCTGGAAAATGGCTTATCCGAAGCTGAAAGCTGGGAAGATTGAAGGTTTAATTCATGTGGGATTGGTGGGTCATCATTTAATTAAATTTGCGGCTGAGTGTGGGCGTGGGAAGGAAACGGCTTCGTTTTACTCTCAGAAATTGCGGAATAGTCAAATTAAAGAGATGGTGGGTGAGGGTAAGGGAGTTTGA